The DNA region TGCCAACATTCTACAAGGGACTGCTCAAAAGTATAGGACTCATATTTGATTTGGGAAAAAAATCAGTACATTCAGATCAGGCTTCTTTCCTACTCCCGACTCCCCATTCCCTATTCCCTACCTGCACTAGATAAAAGTGCTATGTGCTGCACCACTAACTACATTTTGACGAAAAACAATCTGGCTGGTAGAGTAAAAACCGACCAAGACATTACCTATTGGACAATATGTTAAATTATCAAATCTGAAGAATTAAGCAGAGTTGAGTACTGATTGCGATCGCCACTGCTTGCCAGGTAAGATAAACACTACAGCAGATTTAAGTCCTTGAATTATCCTTTCTCCAGTCGAAAGTAATCTTTCCCAACGGTCTTTTCGCAGTTCTCGATGCTGAATAGCGTTACGTGCTTTGTTGGCGTTACGTAAGCTCTCTATTAAGTTAGCGCAAGCATCAAAAATAGTTGTGACAATTGTTTTATTGCTGACCTTGGTTGGTAATACGATATTTGGGGCGGTTTGAATTAGATGAACTAACTGCGATCGCATTTGTTCATCTGGCATTAAACCTGATGGATAATTAATCACAATAGACGAAGCTGAAGGGTTAATTCTCACTTTTGCATTCTTAATTTGAGATTCTATTGCTACCTTCAGTTTATTGGCATACTCTTTATCTTTAGCAAGTCGCGGCACTCGCAAGCGGATTCTTCCAGCAATTGCATGAGCAATGCTATATACAATTGGTTGAGGTTGTGGTTGATG from Aulosira sp. FACHB-615 includes:
- a CDS encoding HMA2 domain-containing protein — protein: MNYKKILSLHQNQQRKNSTHHQPQPQPIVYSIAHAIAGRIRLRVPRLAKDKEYANKLKVAIESQIKNAKVRINPSASSIVINYPSGLMPDEQMRSQLVHLIQTAPNIVLPTKVSNKTIVTTIFDACANLIESLRNANKARNAIQHRELRKDRWERLLSTGERIIQGLKSAVVFILPGKQWRSQSVLNSA